From Populus alba chromosome 16, ASM523922v2, whole genome shotgun sequence:
CATTCCTCCAgcaaaaagtattgaatgaCCACTATCATCAAGTTGTCCGACAGAGATCAACTTCTTCTATAATTCAGGAACATGCCTTACATTCTGCAAGGTCCATATAGATCCATTCATTGTCTTGATTTGCACATCTCCTATACCCACAATATTCAGTGGTGTTCCATCGGCCAGATAGACTACACCATGATCTCCTCCAACATAATTTTGCAGCATTTCATTGTGTGGCGTATAGTGGAATGAAGCACCAGAATCAAGAATCCACTCATCAATTTGACTATGTACAGCAAGAATTAAAGCATCTTGTACCTCATCTGTGGTAGCATTTGCAGAGTCAGCTTCAGGGTTCTTCGGTTTTGTGCAATTCCTACTGAAATGACCAGGTTTGCCACAATTCCAACATTCAACCTGCTTTCTGGATCCAAACTTGCTTTTACTTCTGTATCTGGATTTTGATCTGCCTCTGGATGAGCCTCTATCGTGTCTCCTCCCTCGAGTGTTGATGTTGAGAGCTGATCCTGAGCTTGAACTTTCACCCGAGTCTTTCCTTCGCACTTCTTCAGCCAAAATCAAGTCTCGAATGTCATCATACTTCAGTTTGGATTTTCCAGCTGAATTGCTCACGGCTGTCCTCATGCCTTCCCAACTGCTTGGAAGTGAAGCTAGCAAGATGAGTGCACGAATCTCATCATTAAACTCAATCGCAACAGATGATAATTGATTTGTGATGGTATTAAAGTTGTTGAGGTGTTGTGTCACAGAAGCGTTTTCGACCATCTTCAAGTTGAACAACTTTTTCATCAGGTGCactttattatttgctgatggCTTCTCATACATCCCAGACAAGGCTTCCATCAATTTTGCAGTGGATTTTTCTTTCGTAACATTGTGAGCAACTCTTCTTGATAACGATAGCCggataatgcccagaacttgtctatcaagaagttgccattcttcttcttccatcttTTCTGGTTTGCTTCCCAATAAGGGAAGATGAAGTTTCTTCCCATATAAATAATCTTCAATTTGCATTTTCCAGTATCCAAAATTTGTTCCgtcaaatttttcaattccaGCAGCCTTTATTTCATCTGCCATTTTTACTACTTCTCCGATTCAAATTTCCCAAATCTGACCTTACAGATGTGTCCGGAACGGCCAAAAAACCTTGGAAATGACACTGAGATCACCCCAATCAGACTTCGGATGGCTCAGATTTTAGCAATCGAAGTTTTGGATTAACAGACGGTTCAGATGCAGCCGCGTGTCAGCCGATTAGTAACTGTGTCGCACCGGATCAAAACCCCTATACGGTGATGATGTAGCCACGTGTCAGACGATTAGCGTCTGCGGTGCACTGGATCAAAACCCAGATGGATGACGTGGCAAGCGGACGTGGCAGGATGACGTGGCCGCTGACCGTCTGACTGGCTGACGTGGCGGGTCAGACCCGACCCGTTTTGCAGAAACCGGGCGAGGAAGGAGCGTGGCGCGCGTACGGAGCGTTGGTGCGCGTGGGCAGTGCTTGCGTCGGCGCGTGTGGGCACGTTCGGGCATGCAGGACGTCGGTTCTTCGCCGGTTTTTTCAACAGTGGATTCGTCCGGTTGTCCTCTACACGATGGTATGTTCAAAAACACGTTTTGAGaactttgatttttgagtttggatCAAACACCCTCTTTTTCAAGAACAGGCTCTGATACCAGTTGTTGGGTTATTTCCAGAACTCAAACACAcacaatttacgtggttcggcaacttgcctactccacggagcTACTGGTTTGTATTAATGAAGCTTTACAAACAATACAAACAACAAtacaaggaggaggagaaaatcttctcaactcaactcaactctccttagctctctctctgttttctctctgtgtttctctcTGTTTTCGTGTTACACGGGCTCTCCTTGGCAGCTTCTTCTTATAGCAGAGGTAGGAGATAATTATCTCCAACTTTGGTCAAATATGGCAACCACCGATATTGCCACCTTGCAGCCACTGCCCACCGTCCTTGCCGCCATCCTTGACGCCGCCAGCAGTCATTGTTGACGCCGTCATGCAGCCAGCTTGTGTCCATACATAACAATGGCTTGGGATAACCTGCTAGAAAACGTTTTTAAACTTAACAAAATCTGATTTCCTATTTCATTTCACAAACTTTTTGCTTATTGCATTACCtttgtgcttgtttttttttaaaaaaataaaaattcagacTGCTTTCACTACCAAGAAGGATTACGGAGAGAGTGAAAGGGAGGCTCAATGGGCTACAGCTCAGCGCACCCTTCATGGTCTccagaaaccatgaaaaatgaCAAGGACAACTATAAGGAGTTGAGTGAGCTCGCTGAGCAGGCAAAGAGGTGCACCGAAGTAGCAAGGTAAGTACTTAGCCTGCACATACAGTAGTGAACCAGGTCATTCCATGATGGAAATTCTAAAACTTAACCACCTGGAAGGTAAAGTTCAGCTGTACCGAGATTAGAGCAAGAGGGATAACTTATATCGCTTGTATCATTATCTGATAAGTAGATTAAAGATGGACATACATGATGATTAGCCCTTTAAGACCTGTTTCGAGAACTGAAAATCAAGCTCATGATATTACATGTATTGATTATCTgcaatttcttttcttgaagGCACAAAGCATATGAACTTATGTTAATGTTGCAGGCTAAGAGAGCTACACACATTGAAGGGCCATGTTGAGTCGGTGGTTAAGATGAAGGGGCTTGATATTGAGACCATCCAACAACACTACAGTCCAAGGATATTGAAGGGTTTCCGATTAGAATCATATGTAAACAGACAGAACAAAGAAGCTAACTTGAAGCAGCTTTTTCTGTGttgtaaacaattttttttttacttaaatagGAATGTCCAAAAGGATGAAATCTTATAGTTGTTTATTGACATATTTATAGCTTCTGCCTGTTGATTGTAAATTTTTCCTCATTCCAGTAATCAAAATAAGGTTAATCCATGGTATTAATCAAGTTTTGTCAATTGTAtagaatatttttcttattgtcTATGCCAATGTGGTCAGCGATTTTCAATATAAAGATTGCACGAGACATAAAATATGCAATAAACATCTCACACCAAAGTTCCCAAACGATAACAGAACCATTATGATTGGAGCTTTGTAGGGATTGCTATGAATTCATTTCCAAGTGTAGAAAAAGAGTTACTGTCGCCAGCTATATGCTAAGAACAGCAAGTTTTCAGTATGGAAAGAAGCATGTACAAGCATGCAAAATGAAAATTGATACCTAAAAGTTCTCTATCACTGTTTCCAATTTCTTCTCCATCTCTTAAAACTACACTAAACCAGCTTTACCTTTAACTATAATGGCTGCATAGCTACTCAAAAGACAGGGCATCCCTTAACCACAATCCCTGGCGCTGATGGACATGTAGCCAAAGGACAGTGATCAAGTTCTGCACCCCACCAACTCAATTTTTTGTCTGTGTTCTGCACAGCAAAGAACAATAGAACACCCATGAAAGCTGTCCCAGCATCCAATGCCGCAGACAGAACATAAGTATACTTCTGCCACCAGCGCTTGCGATATCGGAAGACAAAGTAGTTGAAGATGGTTCCAGTGATAAGCCAGCTTGCAATGTTGGTGGGAGTAGCAGGTGGCATTCCGGCAAAACCATAAGATATAACTGGAATGTTTATCAATGCAATCCATTTCTTTTCAGGGAACATTTTGCTCAGTACCCAAAAAGGCACTGGCAAGAAAGCTCCAATGAGGAACAGCCATACCAAGTTCCTGTAGAGGCCACCAGGTCCGAAGAGCCTTTTTGGTCCAATGAGGCCCCAGATTACAGAAGCATCGAAAGTAACTCGGTACTTAGGACAGGTCCAAGGACTGTTGGAATCTTGCGAATCAACATCACAGATATTTTCAATGTTCTCCAACATCCACCACGCAACTGCAAGATTGACTGTACCGGCAACTAAAGTTCCCACAAGCTGAGGAAaacacaatttctttttttactaaTCCACACAACcaggacacaaaaaaaaattcaaacgcACAACTGCACAAGTTTCTGTATCACAATACCTGAGCTACATACATGCACCGTGGTGGAATTTTCATGTAGTGTCCAAGTTTAAGGTCagataagaaagaaagagcatGGACCGTGCTGATTCGTCCATAAATCTTGAAAAGCAGGTTTGCAATTGGTTGTCCTGGTAGGACATATCCAATCATGAACTGTGCTATTATGTCGTAGCCAGGTTGCTGCAATGCAAACACAACATTATGAggtcaaaagaaaaaacttcacATTGAATTTGCCTACACATCGAAAGCAAAGTTTGCTGTTTCTAACAGGCAGAGAAGAAAgacagaaaattaataaaattggcGATACCTGGTTGGTAGTTGCTTGAATAACCCCGATAGGAAGGGTAACAAGCCAAGCCAAGCCAAAGGCAAAGAGCATACCCCACCATGGCAGCTGCACAGTTTCTTTCCAAACAAAAGACATTAACAATGAGAGGAAAACACTCCCTGCTAACAGAATATAGAACCACCAGTCGGGGACTTCTTTGTAAGCTTTCATCAATTTTGCATGAACATCCAATGTCACATTCTGCATTGCTTTCCTACTTTGCTTCCAAATATCCCTGGACAATGGAAACCACATAATGCCATTTATTAAGATCCAGTAAAAAGTGCATCTACATTAATATTATCAGCGTGTGGAAGTCCATGATGGGAACCAGGCTACCTTCCATTAAACAGTGCTACATGGGTGAGAGTTGCCGTGAACCTTGCAAATCCTGATCCAATCGACAGGGCAAATAGAGGACTGAGATAAAGCTTGCTGTAGCTATCATAAGCAGGAATGTTAAGTTGAAATTCTGGGGTCAAGATCTTTGTAGTATCATATTTTTGCCCACTAGAAGTGAACAGCTGATTAGAAAATATTGGAAACTTCCGAGCATCAAAAGTGTTATACTTCCAATAACACACAGGGACTATAATGTAGATGAACATAATAAAGCCAACCGCAACATTGACAATGGAAGACCAGGGGGCGACAAGGGGGCTGCCATGGTAGGCCGAAATCCCAGCCCAATCAAGAGTGAAGGCACCAACACCAAGGCCATGGTATCCTGACCCTATTTGTTGAGCTGTCATGTTGTGAGGCCATGCCCAGCAGACCCACGAGAAGAATGTCAAGATTGGGAACAAGTAACCAGGGACTGCGTAATAGAAAAAGCTTGCTGTCATGGCGATGAGGAAGAATCGCATCCTGGTCATGCCTTTACTTTTCGGATCCTTTTCATGCAGTGCTCTGTAGAGACAAAATGGTAAGCATATGACAACATTATTGCCAAAAACTAAGTACAAGCTAATCGAATATGGAAGTTCCAGCTTCACCAATGATTGAGGAATATGATCCCAAGCAAACTCATGACAACCAATACAAATTAAGAAGGAATTTCACCCATAAGTCATGAATTTTACCCATAAGTCATGACAACCAGCACAGACTAAGTTCAATGTTTATAGTACTACGCACTCTGTCCCCTGTGGAATATCACCCATAAGTCAAGGAAAGCTACAAACAGATTCTTAACCAGTGAACATGCACTCGTAATCATATACCAACAAGATAAAGTTATTCAACTAGAATTATGTCATGTTCAACTctcttatgaaaaaaagaagaagtaaattGCTCGAGTTAATTTCACTCCACACATTACAACATGGAGAGAATTCTGCAATGTCCTTTTCAGCCTCTGTTTATTTCTAGAAATATTCTCACATGCGTTTTCAGTGATGAAATTTGAACCACAAAACAGTCTTCGAATCATTTAAAGTTTTGCGTTATCAGATCAACAGGTCATCAAGTTAATCCGTGAGTTATCaggtcatttattttattaaaatcacaaagtttcgttcttttttaaaaaaaaaaaaattcttgaagttGACACAGCATTGTCTGTCCAAGCCAATCAAGTCACTACGAACCCAGAAGTAAAAACTGAAGAGACTCGATTAAAATATGGGATTCCAAAATTCTTTTCAACAACCAAACAGATCATTTAGAAAAATTGAAGGGAAAGTAGAGGCCTGGTAGTAGAAAACACAGACCTGAACAGAGAAACCTGAGCAAGATTGGAAGGCCACCACATCTCTACAGGATAAACCAGGTATCTCCTTAGCATCCCAGCCCATCCATATCCCAATATCTGGAAATCAAGACCCAGAAACAAAGGagaaaaaggaaatcaaaacaACCAAACACACCGTTTCACTCCCTTAAAAAAACAGTACTGTTTagccaaaaagaagaaagaagaaatatttCATCTTCACCTGAGTAGTCAAGACTATGAGCAGCCCACAAAGAAAACTCAAACCCTGCCTGTAATAAGCCTTCATAACAGTAATGGCACCAATAGAATAAGCATCACCACCACCATAAGAGACACCACAGTTCGCAAAAATAGTGATAATCACATGTTCTTTCATATTAAAAGGCCCTGGATTCAAACTAAAACTCCACCCCAAAATCCTATAATCTTTCGTAGGCAAAGTCTTAGCCATGAACTTGCCAACAGGCAACACAGCAATTTGCATAAGAATGGCAGAGATAGTAAGTGGCTGTGTACGGTAAGTGAAAAAGGTGTTCAAGAAGATAAGTATTACGCACGAAGATAAACCCAGAAACCATGCACGAAAAGTCAAGACAGGAAGTGTTGGATCGTCAGTTTCAGGCACAACCAAAGCCACTTCTTCAACAGGACATCTTTCATGATGTTCTGCTGATGAATCTAACCGCAACCCATTTGTGTGATTTCCATCAGTACTCTCTTGCCTTGCCATTGCTGACCAATAAAGACTCAAActgtaatacaaaaaaatctctTCTTTTTGGGCCTTCTCTCTTGCTTCAGAAGAAGTGAAGAGAAGACAAGGGAGTTTCTAACTCAAAGTTGAGTACTTTGGTTCTCAGGCTGGTTGAAATATATAGCAACGAGTGAATATTTTTGGGGGACAAGAATAGCCTTTGGAAAATAGGGTTTTCaccatatttaggatggtaaaaaagataatttcttGGGTGTTCTGGCTTGATACAGCATTGAAGGCTGACTTGATCACTGACTTATGTGATAACTATATACTATCCGCTTGTTTATTAGAGAGTCaatgattaatataaaatatggccaatgatttattaattccataaatatatatagattttgcAAGATATTAATTCTCttttgacaggaaaaaaa
This genomic window contains:
- the LOC118036583 gene encoding oligopeptide transporter 3, producing the protein MARQESTDGNHTNGLRLDSSAEHHERCPVEEVALVVPETDDPTLPVLTFRAWFLGLSSCVILIFLNTFFTYRTQPLTISAILMQIAVLPVGKFMAKTLPTKDYRILGWSFSLNPGPFNMKEHVIITIFANCGVSYGGGDAYSIGAITVMKAYYRQGLSFLCGLLIVLTTQILGYGWAGMLRRYLVYPVEMWWPSNLAQVSLFRALHEKDPKSKGMTRMRFFLIAMTASFFYYAVPGYLFPILTFFSWVCWAWPHNMTAQQIGSGYHGLGVGAFTLDWAGISAYHGSPLVAPWSSIVNVAVGFIMFIYIIVPVCYWKYNTFDARKFPIFSNQLFTSSGQKYDTTKILTPEFQLNIPAYDSYSKLYLSPLFALSIGSGFARFTATLTHVALFNGRDIWKQSRKAMQNVTLDVHAKLMKAYKEVPDWWFYILLAGSVFLSLLMSFVWKETVQLPWWGMLFAFGLAWLVTLPIGVIQATTNQQPGYDIIAQFMIGYVLPGQPIANLLFKIYGRISTVHALSFLSDLKLGHYMKIPPRCMYVAQLVGTLVAGTVNLAVAWWMLENIENICDVDSQDSNSPWTCPKYRVTFDASVIWGLIGPKRLFGPGGLYRNLVWLFLIGAFLPVPFWVLSKMFPEKKWIALINIPVISYGFAGMPPATPTNIASWLITGTIFNYFVFRYRKRWWQKYTYVLSAALDAGTAFMGVLLFFAVQNTDKKLSWWGAELDHCPLATCPSAPGIVVKGCPVF